One region of Primulina tabacum isolate GXHZ01 chromosome 1, ASM2559414v2, whole genome shotgun sequence genomic DNA includes:
- the LOC142554820 gene encoding uncharacterized protein LOC142554820 — protein MESCIEEAHKAKAIAVKQFMERDFMAAKNYALKAQKLCSELEGISQMVATFGVYAASVAKINGETDFYSILGMDPSTEKPKLKKRYKKMAILLHPDKNKTIGADGAFRLVSEAWALLSDNVKRSSYDQRRNYFFGYGAGGYDNCSKYSASHGRLDSFWTVCTSCHVQYEYLRKYVNKRLTCKNCRGVFIAVETGLATANGAFQYSTHSYTPENGYGSHGCAAAFAPTNTGCCAPNGVLGHHTGYKSEYVSNISFQSNSCGNAVGVMDQNGLSTSRVLYQTNGDTDKTKANGKRHMLKATCKMGSNEYTGYSEASQSKRGRPAKKRKLDEGITSTNEQERLCPSVAMEAKIDNGNGNLKPISKISTTSAASAFDVRQMLIDKARSVILGKLEEMRLASEAAAALNSVKKAEADKCSDAARINGSIDTARQPELKRSVSMTITVPDSDFHDFDQDRLEECFKPKQIWALYDEEDGMPRLYCLIREVVELNPFKIHISYLNSRSDSEFGSVNWLDSGFTKSCGSFRVSYSEMVEQVNIFSHLLRREKAGRGGCVRIYPRGGDIWAVYRNWSPDWNRTTPHNVRHQYEMVEVIEDYSEDHGVWVTPLVKLDGFKTVYQRNTNSNAVRWIPRREMLRFSHQVPSCSLKVEGMNLPEGCWDLDPAATPDELLQAETEIRNNSNSGSGKTIETADDQYAVELDGQFAEKFDQRENNLSKTRPMIASESCME, from the coding sequence atggAGTCCTGCATAGAGGAAGCTCACAAAGCTAAAGCGATCGCTGTGAAACAATTTATGGAGAGAGACTTTATGGCTGCAAAAAATTATGCTTTGAAAGCTCAAAAATTGTGCTCTGAGCTGGAGGGTATATCTCAAATGGTGGCTACATTCGGTGTCTATGCTGCATCAGTAGCTAAAATTAATGGGGAAACTGATTTCTATTCAATTCTTGGAATGGACCCATCTACCGAGAAGCCCAAGTTAAAGAAAAGGTATAAGAAGATGGCAATACTGCTCCACCCTGATAAGAACAAAACCATAGGAGCTGATGGGGCATTCAGACTTGTCTCTGAAGCTTGGGCTCTTTTATCCGATAATGTTAAAAGAAGCTCGTATGATCAAAGGAGAAATTACTTTTTTGGGTATGGTGCTGGTGGTTATGACAACTGTTCCAAGTATTCAGCTTCTCATGGCAGACTCGATTCATTTTGGACTGTGTGTACATCCTGTCATGTTCAATACGAATACCTCAGGAAATATGTGAACAAGAGACTTACTTGTAAGAACTGCCGTGGTGTCTTCATTGCTGTTGAAACTGGGCTGGCTACGGCAAATGGTGCTTTCCAATACTCAACTCACTCCTATACGCCTGAGAATGGGTATGGGAGTCATGGTTGTGCTGCAGCATTTGCACCAACAAACACTGGATGCTGTGCACCTAATGGGGTCTTGGGACATCATACTGGATATAAATCTGAGTATGTCTCAAATATATCATTTCAAAGTAACTCATGTGGAAATGCTGTTGGTGTTATGGATCAGAATGGATTATCAACTTCTCGTGTCCTTTATCAAACCAATGGGGACACAGACAAAACCAAAGCAAATGGAAAACGTCATATGCTAAAGGCTACATGTAAGATGGGCTCTAATGAATATACTGGTTACAGTGAAGCATCACAATCGAAGCGTGGCAGACCTGCCAAGAAGAGAAAACTGGATGAGGGAATCACTTCTACGAATGAGCAGGAAAGATTGTGTCCAAGCGTTGCTATGGAAGCAAAAATAGACAACGGAAATGGAAATTTAAAGCCTATATCTAAGATTTCCACCACATCAGCTGCCTCAGCATTTGATGTTAGACAAATGTTAATTGATAAGGCGAGATCAGTAATCCTTGGGAAGCTAGAAGAGATGCGGTTGGCTTCAGAAGCAGCAGCAGCGTTGAACTCCGTAAAGAAAGCCGAAGCTGATAAATGCAGTGATGCCGCAAGAATAAACGGATCAATTGATACTGCTCGTCAACCAGAACTGAAGAGATCAGTTTCTATGACAATAACAGTTCCAGATTCTGACTTCCATGATTTTGACCAGGATAGGTTAGAAGAATGTTTTAAACCCAAGCAGATATGGGCACTGTATGATGAGGAAGATGGCATGCCGCGCCTGTATTGTCTAATCCGTGAAGTTGTCGAATTGAATCCATTTAAGATACACATAAGCTACCTGAACTCAAGATCTGATAGTGAATTTGGGTCTGTAAATTGGTTGGATTCTGGGTTTACGAAATCTTGTGGAAGTTTTAGAGTTTCCTATTCTGAAATGGTGGAGCAAGTCAATATATTTTCTCATCTTCTGAGAAGGGAGAAGGCTGGTAGGGGAGGTTGTGTGAGAATCTATCCTAGGGGTGGTGATATTTGGGCAGTATATCGAAATTGGTCACCAGATTGGAACAGAACAACCCCTCATAATGTAAGGCACCAGTACGAAATGGTAGAGGTTATTGAGGACTACTCTGAAGATCATGGCGTCTGGGTGACTCCACTAGTTAAGCTGGATGGATTCAAGACAGTTTATCAAAGGAATACGAACTCCAATGCGGTCAGGTGGATTCCAAGAAGAGAGATGTTACGGTTTTCACACCAGGTGCCATCATGTTCGCTTAAAGTTGAAGGGATGAACTTACCTGAGGGTTGCTGGGATCTTGACCCTGCAGCAACTCCCGATGAACTTCTTCAAGCAGAAACTGAAATCCGCAATAATTCAAATTCTGGTTCAGGGAAGACCATTGAGACAGCGGATGATCAATATGCTGTGGAACTTGATGGACAGTTTGCAGAGAAGTTTGACCAAAGGGAAAACAATTTGTCAAAAACGAGGCCTATGATTGCAAGCGAATCTTGCATGGAATAG